The sequence AGTTGCAATGATTATATGGTCTGCGGAATATTCCTTTCCACCAACATCAACTTTTTTTCCAGGTTTAATTTTTCCGAAGCCATTGATTACGTCAATTTTATTTTTCTTCAACAAAAACTGAACGCCTTTGCTCATTCCTTCAGCAACGCCACGGCTGCGTTCCACAACTTTTCCAAAGTCTTTATCAAAATCTTTTACGATAAGGCCGTAACTATCTGCGTGTTTTAGGTAATCAAAAACCTGTGCGCTCTTTAAAAGTGCTTTTGTGGGAATACATCCCCAGTTTAGACAAACGCCTCCAAGGCTTTCTTTTTCAACAATGGCGGTCTTTAAACCTAATTGTGAAGCCCTTATGGCAGTTACATATCCTCCTGGACCACTTCCTAAAACTATTACGTCGTATTTGCTCATTATTTGTGTTTAAGTTCGATTTTTTTGGAAGTACGAAATTACGAAATACAAAGGGAAAAATTCCAAATAACAAACTCCAAATTCCAAATAAAGTCCAAAAATGAAAATATAAAGCACCAAATAACAAATTCCAAAACCCAAAAAAATTCCAAAAAAAAATAAAAAAAATTCCAAAGGACTACCCTTTGGAATTTGATTTTTGAGATTTGTTATTTATTTGGAATTTGGTGCTTGAAATTTGGAATTTATTGTTTTTGAAAATCCAACGAAAGCGAGTTGATACAAAAACGTTGTCCCGTTTCCGTTGGTCCGTCATTAAAAACGTGACCCAAGTGGCTTCCGCAGTTGGAGCAGAGTATTTCTGTTCGCATCATTCCGTGGGTTGTGTCCTTTATATATTCAACGGCACCTTCAATGGCATCGTCAAAAGAAGGCCAGCCACAGCTGCTTTCAAATTTGCTGTTACTTTCAAAAAGCGGAGTGTGGCAAGCGCCGCAAGCATAAGTTCCATCTTCAAAAGTGAGATTGTATTCTCCTGTTCGGGGAAATTCAGTTCCTTTTTCACGAAGAATATGGTAGCGTTTTTCGCCTAATTCCTCTCGCCATTCGGCTTCAGGTTTGTTTATTGGATATTTATTTTTATTTTCCATTTTCTGGTTTAAAGTTTAGTGCAACTCCATTAATACAGTGTCTTTTTCCTGTGGTTTCTGGTCCGTCGTTAAAAACGTGTCCCAAATGCCCGCCACAAGTTGCGCAATGTTCTTCGGTGCGAGTATAACCCAATTTTCTGTCTGTTGAAAAGGAAACGTTTCCTTCCACAGCTCGGTCAAAACTTGGCCAGCCCGTGCCGCTATCAAACTTGTGTTTACTTTCAAACACAGGAGTGCCACAGCCTGCACAAACGTATGTTCCAGCTTTGTGATTATCATTCAACTCGCTCGTAAAAGCACGTTCGGTGCCTTCGTGACGAAGTACACTGTATGCTTCAGAGGAAAGTTGTGCTTTCCATTCCGCATCGGTTTTAGTTATCTTAAATGTTTCTTGATTTGTGGCTTTACTTTTCTGCGCAGGAGAATTGCAACTGAAAAACAAAGCACTTAAAACAATAATTGAGCTTAAAATTTTCATATTAAAGTTCTATTTTTTCAATTTGAGAGCTGTCTACTTGCATCATTTCAAGCACTTGCTTCATTGAAGGATTGGTTTTTGCAAATTCTGCTGGAACCACTGCAACTCTAAATATTTGATTGTTTGTAACAGTAGGATCGTTCAAAGTAGAAAGATCAAAGTTACCTTCAATTAGCATTTGCACATCTACGAACGTGTTCGTGAAAATGTATTGAAGTATATCTCCGTTGTTGTAAAATATATTCTGTGGTAATGGGCTCCAAACATCTGCAGTTTGTCCTCCACCTATATCTGCCTGACCTTCATAACGATACATTAAAACTACATCACTTTCGTAAACTGTGAAAGGGAAAGCTATATAGGAGCTAGAGAAATTATTTGTATCAGAATTGTATTGAAAATTAACAGTTGTTTCAAAAACCTGCCCCAACAAAGCTGATCCGTCAAGTCCCGGAGGCCCTGGATCACCTTCACAAGAAGTAAATAAAACTGTTGTTGACAGCGCTAAAAAGAGAAGTATGTTTTTCATAATTATAAGTGTTTTAAGGATTAAATTTAATGTGAAGTTTACAAAAGTCGTTCCAAATTTTTTATAGGCTATAAAATTAAAGGCTTCAAACGCATATCGCTATTAAAGAAACATTAAAGTTTGAAGTTTGTGGAACAATTTTTGAAAAACTCAATTTTAGAATAATTTTAATAGTATTCTAAATTATATATATCTAATTTTAACATTTAAACAAAACCATACTTATGAAATTTAAAAAATCATTATCAATATTATTATTAGGAGCAATGGTAGTTGCTTGTAGTACTAACCCTTTTACAGGGAAACAGACGTTGGCGTTAGTTCCAAATTCGCAGATTTTACCTATGGCTTTTCAGCAATATAATCAGTTTTTATCTGAAAATAAAGTTGTAAAAGGAACTGCAGATGCCAATATGGTTAAAAATGTAGGCCAAAAAATTGCAGCAGCTGCAGAAAGATATTTAACAGCCAATGGTTATGCAGGCTACTTAACGGACTATCGTTGGGAGTACAATCTAGTAGATAGCAAAGATGTGAACGCTTGGTGTATGCCCGGAGGAAAAATTGTAGTTTATACAGGTATTTTGCCAATCACCAAAGACGAAGCAGGTTTGGCAGCCGTTATGGGGCACGAGGTTGCTCACGCTCTTGCAAACCACGGACAACAGCGTATGAGTGCTGGACAACTACAGCAGCTTGGCGCAGTTGGAGTTGGAATTGCGACTGCAAATTCAGAAAATGCTCAAATTTTTAATACTGCTTACGGTTTAGGATCGAATTTGGGTGTAATGTTACCTTTCAGTAGAAGTCACGAAACAGAAGCAGACCATATTGGTTTAATTTTAATGGCTATTGCTGGATATGAACCTGCTGTTTCAGCAGAATTATGGGAGCGTATGCAAGCCCAAGAAAACGGTAATGCACCACCAGAAATTTTAAGCACACACCCTTCTAGCGCTACAAGAATTCAAAATATTAGAGCTTGGGCACCAGAAGCAAAAGCAGAAGCTAGAAAATTTGGAGTTACTACTTTTAAGAGATAAAAGAAAATACATAAATTTTCAAAATCCCGCTTCGTGCGGGATTTTTTATTAGATTAGTGGCTTCAAAAACTAAAAGCCTAATATGCCCAACTTACCTAAAGGAAGTAAAAAACTGCTAAATGCGTGGGCTTTTTATGATTGGGCGAATTCTGTTTATAGTTTGGTGATTGCTTCTGCAATCTTTCCTATATATTATCAAGCGCTTTTTAAATCTGCAGATATTACTACAGTTTCCATCTTAGGTGGAAATATTCGTAGCACTCCTTTAATAAGCTATACAACAGCAGCTGCTTTTTTATTAGTTGCAATTATTTCGCCATTGCTTTCTGGTATTGCAGATTATGTGGGCAATAAGAAGAATTTTATGAAATTTTTCTGCTATTTGGGCGCGCTGTCTTGTATGGGACTTTATTTTTTCAGCATTGAGAATATACATATCAGTCTTCTTTTTTACTTTTTTGGACTGATAGGTTTTTGGGGAAGTCTTGTTTTCTATAATTCATATTTGCCAGACGTTGCTTTCCCAAAACAGCAAGACAGATTGAGCGCTAAAGGCTATTCTTTGGGATATATTGGAAGTGTTGTTTTGTTATTATTCAATTTGGGAATGATAATGTTTCCTCAATATTTTGGTTTTGGCGAAGAAGAAGGAGCCAGTATGCAAGCAATGCGATGGTCTTTTGTCTCCGTGGGTGTTTGGTGGATTCTCTTTAGTCAGTATTCTTTTTATTTTCTACCGAAGGGAAACAAAAGCGACAAAAAAGTAAGTGCAAAAATACTATTGAACGGTTTTCGAGAATTGAAAAAAGTTTACAATTCACTTTCAGAAAATATTCAACTTAAAAGATACTTGGGAGCTTTCTTCGTTTATAGTATGGCTGTGCAAACCGTGATGTTAGTTGCAACCTACTTTGCCGAAGAGGAAATTGCTTGGGGCGAGGGTAGTGCGAAATTATTCGGACTTATTGGTAGCATCTTGATTATTCAAATAGTTGCGGTTTTGGGCGCTATTTTAACCTCTCGCGCTTCAGAAAAGTTTGGAAACATTCCTGTTCTAATTGTTATAAATATAATTTGGGTGATAATTTGCGTAGTCGCGTTTTTTATAGAATCGCCAATTCAGTTTTATATAACCGCCGGATTTGTAGGCTTGGTTATGGGTGGTATACAGTCGCTTTCGCGTTCAACCTATTCAAAATTTTTACCTGAGACGAAAGACACCACATCCTATTTCAGCTTCTATGACGTTGCCGAAAAGATTGGGATTGTTATAGGAATGTTGATTTATGGATTTATCGATCAAATAACAGGAAGTATGCGTAACTCTATATTGTTTCTCGTTTTGTTTTTTATTTCGGGCGTATTTTTGTTGTTAAGAGTACCAAGAAATAAAATTCATTAAACAATTTTTGTTTAAGTTTGCGTTTATTACCTATCAAACTACTTTTTTTATGAAGAAAATGTATCTTTTGAAAGGAATGCTTTTAGCATTTATAGCCTTTCAATTTTTTTCCTGTAGCAACGAACCGCTAACGGGAGAATTTCCACAAGAAGAAGATCAGAACAATGCCGAAGAAGGACAATTTATAGCCCAAATTGATGGCCAAGAATTTATAGCAAATTCTGTTGAGGCTACCTTATTTGGCGATGAGAAATTGGTGATTTCAGGCATAAAACCCGGAGGCGAGATTGTAACCCTAGAAGTTTTGGATCCAGGAGTTGGTTCTTTCAACTTAACTCGTGGTTTAACCAATAAAAATGGAGGTCTCTATTTTGATGGTTCAACAAATGAGCTTCCTTATGTTTCAGCAGATGCTTTAGGAGGATTTGGATTAATGAACATTTCAGCTTTAGACGCCACGGCAAAAACGGTGACAGGAACTTTTAGTTTTGTTGGTTTTCGCAACAAACTTGATAGCGATGGAAACCCAATTCTTGACGGAAACGGCAAACCAGTTACTGAAAAAATACAAATTTCAAGTGGCGCATTTAACTCAATACCATATACACTAGAAGATACCGGCGGCGGCGGTGGCGGTGATGACCCTGAAAACGAATTTTTCGCCAAAGTGGACGGCGTAGATTTTATTGCGGATAATATTATAGTTACAGAACCTATGGTAGGTGATGTGCATATGATAAAAATTGAAGCCAAAACTTTAGAAGGACAGCTTATGCGTATTGACGTGCCACGTTCTTTAGGTGTAGGTGCTTTTGATATGGTTCGTATTTCTGATGGAACAAAACTGATTGCGGTTTACAATGCAGGAGCAGGAGCTGAAAATCTTACCTCAGATCCAGGAACAATAACTATTACTGAATTTGATCTTGAAGCAGGAGTCCTTAAAGCTACTTTCAAGTTTACAGGAACAGACCCAATAAATCAATTGCCGGACGTTGTAGAAGTTACAGCTGGAAAATTAACAGCCTATTTTGAAGGCGTTCCTGGAGCAAACAATTCATTTACTGCCAGTGTTGATGGAGCGACATATACTCCAAACGAAATTGTTGTGGAAACTTCTGTTGTAAACCAATTCCCAAGACTTACAATTACTACAACAAAAGGTAAAAAGAGTATGGTTCTTTCATTCCCATTAACGGTTACTGAGGGCACTTATGCTATGGGAACTGAAGTTGTTGATGGCGATGAAGTTGTTGCGACCTACACTCCAGTTGTTGGCACTTCTATCACTTATATTTCAAATCCTGGAAGCTTGGTAATCACTAATTATGACCTTCAGGCTGGTTTAATTGAAGGAACTTTCACCTTTACTGGTAAAGATGGTTCAGGCCAAGATCCAACCATTTATCAAATTACGGCTGGGGAGTTTTTAATTGTGCTTCCGTAATAAATAATATAAAATACAAAAAAGCCGTCTTTGAATTTAACAAAGACGGCTTTTTTGTTTGCAATAAGTCAGTAATTACATTGGTTTTACCTGCCCTGAACCTCTTACGCTAACTTGGTTTGAAGAAGGATTACCGCCATAAAGAATACTTCCCGAACCTTGAATCTCACCGCTCAAACTGTTGTTTACTTGAATGGATGTATCTCCAGAACCTTTGATAGCGATTTGAGCTTTATCTGAAATTAATTCCGCTCCTTCAAAATCGCCACTTCCTCTGGTGCTTACTTCAACAGCGGTTGCTTTTCCTTTTAATTCAATATCGCCAGACCCTCTTATTTCGGCGCTTAGAGTGCCAGTTTCAATAGAAAGTTCAATATCTCCTGAACCTTGTATACTTAAGGCTAAAGACTTAGTTTCAATTTTGTCTTTTCCTTTAATATCTCCAGAACCTCTTAAAACAATTGCTGAAAGTTCTTTAAAGGGAACCGTAATTTTTATCTTTTTTGTATTCTGAAGTGATGTATTATTTTTCATCGTAATAGTCAACGTTTCACCATTAGATTCCACAACTATTCTTTCTTGCACATTGTCTTCGGCAGTTACTGAAATAGTTCCTTCAGTTCCTTTTTCCAGATATACATCCATGGAGCCAGACACGTTAATCTTTTTGTATGGTTGAGTTGTTACCGTTTTTGTTATTACATTTCCGCTTCCAACAATGGAAACGCTTTTATTGTCTTGTGCATTCATTTGAAGACTCACAACAAAGAAAAGTGCCGTTGTTAACGAAATTTGAGCTAGTATTTTCATGTTTTTTTTATTTTAGTTAAAGATACTTATTTCTTTTAAAGACTGAATTTCAATCGCTATGTTACACTTTCCAAAGAAAAAAATAATGGAAAATGGCACAACTCTTGAATTATACTAGAAAAGAGACTGTAAAACGTTTGATGTTCAGCGCTCTTTCATAAATAGATTAAAAACATTTTAAAAATTAGACAATGTGCACTAAATACTAGTGACACAATGTCCTAAAACAATATATGGCCAATTCAAAATTTACTTCAATAGACAAGTTGTCATTTCAGGATATAAACGAAGATGCAGAATTCATACCACTTATGTCTGCTGAAGACGAAGATGCAATGCACAATGAAGAACTTCCAGAAATTCTTCCAATTTTACCGCTTAGAAACACGGTTCTTTTTCCTGGAGTTGTAATCCCGATTACAGCAGGTCGCGACAAATCAATAAAGCTTATAAACGAAACCAATAAAGGCAATAAGGTTATTGGCGTAGTTTCGCAAAAGGACGAAAATGAAGAGGAGCCAGGCATTGGAGATATAAATACCATTGGAACCGTTGCCAAAATTCTCCGTGTTTTAAAAATGCCCGATGGAAATACTACGGTAATCATTCAAGGAAAAAAGCGTTTTGAGGTTGCGGAAGTTTTAACGACCAATCCATACATGACCGCGACTATCCGCGAAGTAGCCGAAGCCCGTCCAGAAAAGGAAAGCGACGAGTTTAAGGCTATAATAGATTCTATTAAGGAAATGGCGCTGCAGATAATTAAACAAAGCCCAAATATTCCTTCGGAAGCGGCTTTTGCCATCAAGAATATTGAAAGTCCTAGCTTTCTTATAAATTTTGTCTCTTCAAACTTAAATATCGAAGTGGAACAAAAACAAGTGCTTCTTGAAATAAATAATTTGAAGGATCGCGCACTGGAAACCCTTAAATATATGAATATGGAAATCCAAAAGCTTTCGCTTCGGAATGATATTCAGAGTAAGGTTCAGAGCGATATCAACCAGCAACAACGCGAGTATTTTCTTCAACAGCAAATGAAAACCATTCAGGAAGAGCTGGGCGGATCTTCTATGGAGGAAGAAATTGAAGAAATGCACGAACGTTCCAAGAAGAAAAAATGGAGCAAGGAAGTTGACAAACATTTTCAGAAGGAACTTTCTAAAATGAAGCGTATGAACCCGCAAGTTGCGGAGTTTAGCATACAAAGAAACTATCTAGAACTCATTTTAGATTTACCATGGGATAAATACAGTAAAGATAAATTCGACTTAAAACGCGCTAGAAAAGTTTTGGATCGCGACCATTATGGACTTGATGACGTTAAAAAACGAATCATAGAATATTTGGCTGTTTTGAAGCTTCGAAACGATATGAAGTCGCCAATACTTTGTCTTTACGGACCTCCAGGAGTTGGAAAAACTTCTTTGGGAAAATCGGTCGCAGAAGCTTTAGGCAGAAAATATGTTCGTATGAGCTTAGGTGGTCTTCGTGATGAAGCCGAAATTCGAGGACACAGAAAAACATATATTGGCGCAATGCCTGGACGAATTGTTCAAAGCATTAAAAAAGCTGGAACCAGCAATCCAGTTTTTGTTTTGGATGAAATTGATAAAATTTCAGCAAGTAATCAAGGCGATCCTTCTTCAGCAATGCTTGAAGTATTGGATCCAGAGCAGAATAATTCATTTTACGACAACTTCTTGGAACTTGGTTATGACCTTTCCAAAGTGATGTTTATTGCTACTTCAAACAGTTTGAGCACCATTCAACCAGCATTGCGCGATAGGATGGAAATCATACACGTAACAGGTTACACCATCGAAGAAAAAGTGGAAATTGCCAAACGTCATTTACTTCCAAAACAGTTGAAAGAACACGGAATGGACAAGGACGCGTTGAAAATTGCCAAACCACAACTAGAAAAAATTGTGGAAGGATATACCCGTGAAAGCGGCGTTCGTGGACTAGAAAAACAGATTGCAAAAATGGTTCGTTATGCAGCCATGAAAATTGCAATGGAAGAAGAATACGAGATAAAGGTAATCAATGAAATTGTTGTTGAAGTTTTGGGCGCTCCAAAAATGGAACGTGATAAATATGAAAATAATGATGTAGCTGGAGTTGTAACAGGTTTAGCGTGGACAAGGGTTGGCGGCGATATTCTTTTTATAGAATCTACACTTTCCAAAGGAAAAGGAACATTAAACATGACCGGAAACCTTGGAAAGGTTATGAAGGAATCTGCCACAATTGCTTTAGAATACATAAAATCCAATGCCGATAAACTTGGGATCAATCCAGACATTTTTGAAAACTATAACGTACATATTCACGTGCCAGAAGGTGCAACTCCAAAAGATGGACCAAGTGCTGGGATAACGATGCTAACTTCGTTGGTTTCGCTTTTCACACAAAGAAAAGTGAAGAAATCCATCGCAATGACTGGAGAAATTACACTTCGTGGAAAAGTATTGCCAGTAGGAGGAATTAAGGAAAAAATACTAGCGGCAAAACGTGCCCGCATCAAGGAAATTTTACTTTGTGAAGACAATAGATCAGATATTCAAGAAATAAAACCTGAGTATTTAAAAGGGTTGACGTTTCATTATGTGAAAGATATGAGCGATGTTCTCGACTTAGCGTTAACTAAGGAAAAGGTGAAAAATGCAAAGAAGCTATAAACCGTAGCTACTTAAAATGATTAATATATAATTGATTAAAACAATTATATATTAATCATTTCTTTCCCTTGCAAAAATAAATTATACTTGCATTCGTTTAGTTTTTAGTTACGGTAACTCGCGTCTATGACCCAAAAGGTTTTTTTAGTTGTTTCACTCCTTTTATCTCAGCTTTTGCTAGCGCAGATAGGAGGCAGGACAACCTATCAATTCCTCAACTTGGTAAACAGTCCAAGAATGGCAGCTTTGGGTGGAAAAGTGGTTACAAACTATGATTATGACCCAACTCAAGGGCTATTCAATCCAGCAAGTATAAATCCAGAAATGGATAACCAACTTTCACTAAACTACACAAACTATATCGGTGACGTAAACTATGGAACCGCAGCATACGCCTATCTTTGGGACCGAAGAACCCAAGTTTTACACATGGGTGCAACCTACGTTAATTACGGAAAATTTGACGGTTATGATGAATTGGGAAACCCAACCAGTAGCTTCAGTGGGGGTGAAGTAGCCATATCATTCGGTCATGCCAGAAATATTGCATTTACGAACTTTCACGTAGGTGTTAATGTGAAACTAATTTCTTCAACATTAGAGAATTATTCTTCCTTTGGAGGTGCTTTGGATATTGGGCTTATGTATGTTTACGAAGATTGGGATCTTCAAATAACAGGTGTTGCAAGAAATATTGGAACGCAATTCACTCCTTATCACGAAGAATACGAACCGCTGCCTTTTGAAATGATTTTCGGAATTTCACAAACGCTTGAAAACATTCCAATTCGTTGGCATTTCACCTTAGAAAATATGCAGCAATGGAACATAGCATTCGCAAACCCCGCTCGTGCTGATACTAATTTAGAAGGAGAAACCACGCAAGAGAAAATAACATTCGTAGATCAAACCTTTAGGCATATGATTGCTGGTATTGAGCTTTTCCCTGAGAGCGGCTTCAATATCCGTTTGGGATATAATTTTAGAAGAGGCGAGGAATTGCGCATTGTTGATAGACGCACATTTGCGGGAATAAGCGCAGGTTTTGCTATTAAATTGAATAAATTGAGGTTGAGCTATTCCTATTCAAAATATAGTTCTGCTGCCACATCCAGCTTTTTTGGACTAAATATTGACTTACAGTAATGCGAAAAATTACAATTGCCATTGACGGATATTCCTCTACAGGAAAAAGTACTGTAGCAAAACAACTCGCTGATTATTTGGGTTATGTTTATGTGGATAGCGGCGCAATGTATCGCGCTGTAACGCTTTATTCAATGCAGAATGGCATCATTTCAAAAGAAAATTTTGATGTCGAAAAATTAAAAGAATCACTTCCTTCAATTCATTTGAAATTTATAAAAGAAGAAGCTTGGAACAAAGCCCACATCTTTTTAAACGGAAAAGATGTGGAAAATGAAATCCGCAATCTTGACGTTTCTGAATTTGTGAGTCCCATTGCAACTATTCACGAAGTACGTGTAAAATTGGTAGCGCAGCAGCAACAATTGGGCTTGGAAAAAGGTGTGGTGATGGATGGCCGCGACATTGGCACCGTAGTTTTCCCGAACGCTGAACTAAAAATCTTTATGAATGCTTCCGCTCCAGAACGCGCTCAAAGACGTTATAAGGAGCTTGTGGAACGTGGCGAAACAGTAAGTTTTAATGATGTTCTCAAAAATATTGAAGATAGAGACCATATTGACACTACAAGAGAAGATTCGCCATTACGAAAAGCCGATGGCGCCATTGAAATTGATAACTCTGATATGAATCTTGACGACCAATTTCATACCGTTCTACAATTGGCAAAAGACCGCATTGCAAGGCGAATTTAAAAAACTCCTTTATCCACACTTCTTTTTCTCTCAAATCTTTTCTATACTTGAACTTTCAAATAAATTTTTAAAAAATGAGCTTTTTTCAAGAGTTTAAAAATTTCGCCATAAAAGGAAACATGATCGATATGGCGGTGGGTATTGTTATTGGTACCGCTTTCAATAATGTTATCAGTACACTGGTCAAAAAAATTGTAATGCCCCCGCTTTCGTTACTTACCGACGGTGTAAACCTTTCAAACAAAAAATATATTCTTCGAACTGCCACAGATTCTGCGGATGAAGTTGCGGTTGGTTATGGTGAATTAATGGAAGTTTTGATTGATTTCTTCATAATCGCTTTCACCATTTTTATGGTAATAAAATTCATTAACAGATTTAAGAAAAAGTCTGAAGACCCTCACGATAAAACAGTAGAAACGCCAAAGAACATTCAGTTGCTCTCCAATATAGAAAAATTGATGGAAGAACAAAATGCGCTTATGAAGAGTAAAAAAAGTTAGGGTTTAACCTTTTTGGCCGTTGCTTTGCTGGTTTTGACCTTTCCTACTTGACTAAACTCGAAAGTATAAGTATCATTTTTAGTTGTAAGAATCTTAATGAGAATAGCATTTTTTTCAGCCTGATTTTTTGGGTTTAATTTTTCCAAAACATATTCGCAATCATTAATCCATCGTATTGAAGAAGTATCGCTTTTGCCATCAAAG comes from Aequorivita sublithincola DSM 14238 and encodes:
- the msrB gene encoding peptide-methionine (R)-S-oxide reductase MsrB, whose protein sequence is MENKNKYPINKPEAEWREELGEKRYHILREKGTEFPRTGEYNLTFEDGTYACGACHTPLFESNSKFESSCGWPSFDDAIEGAVEYIKDTTHGMMRTEILCSNCGSHLGHVFNDGPTETGQRFCINSLSLDFQKQ
- the msrB gene encoding peptide-methionine (R)-S-oxide reductase MsrB, with product MKILSSIIVLSALFFSCNSPAQKSKATNQETFKITKTDAEWKAQLSSEAYSVLRHEGTERAFTSELNDNHKAGTYVCAGCGTPVFESKHKFDSGTGWPSFDRAVEGNVSFSTDRKLGYTRTEEHCATCGGHLGHVFNDGPETTGKRHCINGVALNFKPENGK
- a CDS encoding M48 family metallopeptidase → MKFKKSLSILLLGAMVVACSTNPFTGKQTLALVPNSQILPMAFQQYNQFLSENKVVKGTADANMVKNVGQKIAAAAERYLTANGYAGYLTDYRWEYNLVDSKDVNAWCMPGGKIVVYTGILPITKDEAGLAAVMGHEVAHALANHGQQRMSAGQLQQLGAVGVGIATANSENAQIFNTAYGLGSNLGVMLPFSRSHETEADHIGLILMAIAGYEPAVSAELWERMQAQENGNAPPEILSTHPSSATRIQNIRAWAPEAKAEARKFGVTTFKR
- a CDS encoding MFS transporter, with product MPNLPKGSKKLLNAWAFYDWANSVYSLVIASAIFPIYYQALFKSADITTVSILGGNIRSTPLISYTTAAAFLLVAIISPLLSGIADYVGNKKNFMKFFCYLGALSCMGLYFFSIENIHISLLFYFFGLIGFWGSLVFYNSYLPDVAFPKQQDRLSAKGYSLGYIGSVVLLLFNLGMIMFPQYFGFGEEEGASMQAMRWSFVSVGVWWILFSQYSFYFLPKGNKSDKKVSAKILLNGFRELKKVYNSLSENIQLKRYLGAFFVYSMAVQTVMLVATYFAEEEIAWGEGSAKLFGLIGSILIIQIVAVLGAILTSRASEKFGNIPVLIVINIIWVIICVVAFFIESPIQFYITAGFVGLVMGGIQSLSRSTYSKFLPETKDTTSYFSFYDVAEKIGIVIGMLIYGFIDQITGSMRNSILFLVLFFISGVFLLLRVPRNKIH
- a CDS encoding DUF6252 family protein, whose protein sequence is MKKMYLLKGMLLAFIAFQFFSCSNEPLTGEFPQEEDQNNAEEGQFIAQIDGQEFIANSVEATLFGDEKLVISGIKPGGEIVTLEVLDPGVGSFNLTRGLTNKNGGLYFDGSTNELPYVSADALGGFGLMNISALDATAKTVTGTFSFVGFRNKLDSDGNPILDGNGKPVTEKIQISSGAFNSIPYTLEDTGGGGGGDDPENEFFAKVDGVDFIADNIIVTEPMVGDVHMIKIEAKTLEGQLMRIDVPRSLGVGAFDMVRISDGTKLIAVYNAGAGAENLTSDPGTITITEFDLEAGVLKATFKFTGTDPINQLPDVVEVTAGKLTAYFEGVPGANNSFTASVDGATYTPNEIVVETSVVNQFPRLTITTTKGKKSMVLSFPLTVTEGTYAMGTEVVDGDEVVATYTPVVGTSITYISNPGSLVITNYDLQAGLIEGTFTFTGKDGSGQDPTIYQITAGEFLIVLP
- a CDS encoding head GIN domain-containing protein is translated as MKILAQISLTTALFFVVSLQMNAQDNKSVSIVGSGNVITKTVTTQPYKKINVSGSMDVYLEKGTEGTISVTAEDNVQERIVVESNGETLTITMKNNTSLQNTKKIKITVPFKELSAIVLRGSGDIKGKDKIETKSLALSIQGSGDIELSIETGTLSAEIRGSGDIELKGKATAVEVSTRGSGDFEGAELISDKAQIAIKGSGDTSIQVNNSLSGEIQGSGSILYGGNPSSNQVSVRGSGQVKPM
- the lon gene encoding endopeptidase La gives rise to the protein MANSKFTSIDKLSFQDINEDAEFIPLMSAEDEDAMHNEELPEILPILPLRNTVLFPGVVIPITAGRDKSIKLINETNKGNKVIGVVSQKDENEEEPGIGDINTIGTVAKILRVLKMPDGNTTVIIQGKKRFEVAEVLTTNPYMTATIREVAEARPEKESDEFKAIIDSIKEMALQIIKQSPNIPSEAAFAIKNIESPSFLINFVSSNLNIEVEQKQVLLEINNLKDRALETLKYMNMEIQKLSLRNDIQSKVQSDINQQQREYFLQQQMKTIQEELGGSSMEEEIEEMHERSKKKKWSKEVDKHFQKELSKMKRMNPQVAEFSIQRNYLELILDLPWDKYSKDKFDLKRARKVLDRDHYGLDDVKKRIIEYLAVLKLRNDMKSPILCLYGPPGVGKTSLGKSVAEALGRKYVRMSLGGLRDEAEIRGHRKTYIGAMPGRIVQSIKKAGTSNPVFVLDEIDKISASNQGDPSSAMLEVLDPEQNNSFYDNFLELGYDLSKVMFIATSNSLSTIQPALRDRMEIIHVTGYTIEEKVEIAKRHLLPKQLKEHGMDKDALKIAKPQLEKIVEGYTRESGVRGLEKQIAKMVRYAAMKIAMEEEYEIKVINEIVVEVLGAPKMERDKYENNDVAGVVTGLAWTRVGGDILFIESTLSKGKGTLNMTGNLGKVMKESATIALEYIKSNADKLGINPDIFENYNVHIHVPEGATPKDGPSAGITMLTSLVSLFTQRKVKKSIAMTGEITLRGKVLPVGGIKEKILAAKRARIKEILLCEDNRSDIQEIKPEYLKGLTFHYVKDMSDVLDLALTKEKVKNAKKL
- the porQ gene encoding type IX secretion system protein PorQ; its protein translation is MTQKVFLVVSLLLSQLLLAQIGGRTTYQFLNLVNSPRMAALGGKVVTNYDYDPTQGLFNPASINPEMDNQLSLNYTNYIGDVNYGTAAYAYLWDRRTQVLHMGATYVNYGKFDGYDELGNPTSSFSGGEVAISFGHARNIAFTNFHVGVNVKLISSTLENYSSFGGALDIGLMYVYEDWDLQITGVARNIGTQFTPYHEEYEPLPFEMIFGISQTLENIPIRWHFTLENMQQWNIAFANPARADTNLEGETTQEKITFVDQTFRHMIAGIELFPESGFNIRLGYNFRRGEELRIVDRRTFAGISAGFAIKLNKLRLSYSYSKYSSAATSSFFGLNIDLQ
- the cmk gene encoding (d)CMP kinase, with protein sequence MRKITIAIDGYSSTGKSTVAKQLADYLGYVYVDSGAMYRAVTLYSMQNGIISKENFDVEKLKESLPSIHLKFIKEEAWNKAHIFLNGKDVENEIRNLDVSEFVSPIATIHEVRVKLVAQQQQLGLEKGVVMDGRDIGTVVFPNAELKIFMNASAPERAQRRYKELVERGETVSFNDVLKNIEDRDHIDTTREDSPLRKADGAIEIDNSDMNLDDQFHTVLQLAKDRIARRI
- the mscL gene encoding large-conductance mechanosensitive channel protein MscL, with product MSFFQEFKNFAIKGNMIDMAVGIVIGTAFNNVISTLVKKIVMPPLSLLTDGVNLSNKKYILRTATDSADEVAVGYGELMEVLIDFFIIAFTIFMVIKFINRFKKKSEDPHDKTVETPKNIQLLSNIEKLMEEQNALMKSKKS